Proteins from a genomic interval of Paenibacillus lentus:
- a CDS encoding LLM class flavin-dependent oxidoreductase encodes MSNHHKKLSEISYSVLDLVPITKGGSPAESFKNSLDLAQHAEQWGYHRYWLAEHHNMPGIGSSATSVVIGYIAGGTSKIRVGSGGIMLPNHSPLVIAEQFGTLEAMYPGRIDLGLGRAPGSDQSTMMALRRDPRANGQEFPQQLQQLRNYFDENSRHNRVRAIPGEGQDIPIWLLGSSGFSSALAAELGLPFAFASHFAPEYTVPALTQYRSQFQPSEVLDKPLAMAGINVFAADTTEEAHYLATSFQQQFLSLIRNHPGQIPPPVESMEGIWTEYEKALVMKQLKASIIGNPDEVRAQLQAFLDETGADELIINTTMYDHKARVRSYELVAEIAGMKG; translated from the coding sequence ATGAGCAATCATCATAAAAAACTAAGTGAAATTTCATATTCGGTATTAGATCTTGTGCCGATTACTAAGGGAGGGTCACCTGCCGAGTCCTTTAAGAATAGTCTTGATTTGGCTCAGCATGCCGAGCAATGGGGCTATCACCGTTATTGGCTCGCCGAGCATCATAATATGCCTGGAATCGGGAGCTCGGCGACCTCCGTCGTGATCGGGTACATCGCTGGGGGGACAAGCAAAATTCGCGTTGGTTCCGGAGGGATTATGCTGCCGAACCATTCGCCTCTGGTCATTGCCGAGCAATTTGGTACGCTGGAAGCGATGTACCCGGGGCGAATCGATCTAGGCTTAGGGAGAGCTCCGGGAAGCGATCAGAGTACTATGATGGCATTGCGCCGCGATCCGCGGGCAAATGGTCAAGAATTTCCCCAGCAGTTGCAGCAGCTGCGAAACTATTTTGACGAGAATTCACGGCATAATCGCGTGAGGGCAATACCTGGCGAAGGCCAGGACATACCAATCTGGCTGCTTGGCTCCAGCGGTTTCAGCTCCGCGTTAGCGGCGGAGCTGGGATTGCCGTTTGCGTTCGCCAGCCATTTTGCGCCTGAGTACACGGTTCCGGCGTTAACGCAATATAGATCTCAGTTCCAGCCTTCCGAGGTTCTGGATAAACCGCTTGCGATGGCAGGGATCAATGTATTCGCGGCGGATACGACGGAAGAGGCGCACTATCTGGCAACATCGTTTCAGCAGCAGTTCCTCAGCCTGATCCGTAACCATCCTGGCCAAATACCCCCGCCGGTTGAGAGCATGGAAGGGATTTGGACGGAATATGAGAAGGCTTTAGTGATGAAGCAGCTCAAAGCGTCGATCATCGGCAACCCCGACGAGGTGAGAGCACAGCTTCAAGCTTTTCTGGATGAGACCGGGGCGGATGAGCTGATTATTAATACGACGATGTATGATCATAAAGCGCGCGTTCGTTCTTACGAGCTCGTTGCCGAAATTGCTGGCATGAAAGGTTAG
- a CDS encoding iron ABC transporter permease translates to MKQINRKQAKFRTSWQLIAIFGGGIAVLFVLSILSLGFGEAEIPAAIVMDGLLSRRDVMEHNLLWDIRMPRTIIGLLSGAALAAAGALLQTITRNPLAASDTLGINAGAYFMVVLGMVAFPAVQQQFPFLLAAAGGLLAALAAYMLSGGKGATPVRLALSGMIVSMVLGAFTSALHIFNSTKTQNLFLWGSGSLIQLNWDGVQFAWPFILALLAGAMFAGRQFDTLELDESTARSLGQRVDLTRAIGLGMSVLMAAIVVSVVGPIGFVGLVAPHLVRLSGIRKHSFLIPASALWGAILITAADTLARMVRSSVGEMPIGAVMAIIGGPWLIWLVLTKVRNISGSGSGQSSMSIGGAALRMRFAPTAISIALILLATIVISLSFGGTRIPLSELLGSVAGASDSSYSVLLNLRLPRTLVAALGGIALAISGVLIQSAVRNPLADASIIGVTAGAGFGAMIVLVALPTLTIVALPFAAMAGGIIAAAFVFFLAWRKSLNPSVLILLGIAVSAIGSAGIQVMIIKASLWNTSAYIWLTGSTYGRSWPQFYTLLIFLLILVPIAYYLARKFDLLAFGDESSIGFGLPIRGTRLAAMILGVLLASAAVASVGTIGFLGLMAPHVVRMMIGHHTRRSIILSGLLGGLLLVLADTIGRTIMAPKEIPSGLIIMLIGAPYFLFLMYRSMQKKG, encoded by the coding sequence ATGAAGCAAATCAACAGGAAGCAAGCGAAATTTAGAACGAGCTGGCAGTTAATTGCAATATTTGGGGGCGGCATAGCCGTCCTCTTCGTTCTGTCTATACTTAGCCTTGGATTCGGGGAGGCTGAGATTCCAGCAGCCATTGTAATGGACGGTTTGCTGAGCCGCCGAGATGTGATGGAACATAATTTACTGTGGGATATTCGTATGCCGCGTACGATTATTGGGCTTTTATCCGGTGCTGCACTTGCCGCGGCTGGCGCTCTGCTGCAAACGATTACGAGAAATCCGCTTGCGGCATCAGATACGTTAGGGATTAATGCCGGGGCTTACTTTATGGTGGTTCTCGGCATGGTTGCATTCCCGGCTGTACAACAACAATTCCCATTTCTGCTTGCTGCTGCAGGAGGACTGCTGGCAGCTCTCGCTGCTTATATGCTAAGCGGGGGCAAAGGCGCCACGCCTGTAAGGCTTGCATTGTCAGGCATGATCGTGTCCATGGTGCTTGGCGCATTTACATCGGCCCTACATATTTTTAATAGTACCAAAACGCAAAATTTATTCTTATGGGGCTCGGGTTCTTTGATTCAGTTAAATTGGGACGGTGTACAGTTTGCCTGGCCTTTTATTTTGGCTTTGCTAGCGGGAGCTATGTTCGCAGGTCGGCAATTCGATACGCTGGAGCTTGATGAATCCACCGCCCGTTCACTTGGGCAGCGGGTAGATCTAACACGGGCAATAGGTCTTGGGATGTCCGTATTGATGGCTGCAATCGTAGTAAGTGTGGTCGGACCTATCGGTTTTGTCGGTCTGGTTGCACCACACCTTGTCCGACTTAGCGGTATCCGTAAGCACAGCTTCCTTATCCCCGCAAGCGCACTGTGGGGAGCGATTCTGATTACTGCTGCAGATACGCTTGCACGAATGGTAAGGAGTAGTGTGGGGGAGATGCCGATCGGCGCCGTAATGGCAATCATTGGCGGCCCCTGGCTTATTTGGCTGGTTCTCACCAAGGTGAGAAATATATCAGGATCTGGGAGCGGGCAGTCATCGATGAGTATAGGAGGCGCCGCACTGCGCATGCGTTTTGCTCCGACGGCGATAAGCATAGCATTAATTCTCCTTGCTACCATCGTAATAAGCTTATCCTTTGGTGGAACGAGAATACCGTTAAGCGAACTATTGGGCAGCGTTGCAGGCGCCAGCGATTCATCGTATTCCGTCCTGCTTAATTTACGGCTTCCGCGTACGCTAGTTGCTGCTTTAGGGGGGATTGCGCTCGCGATTAGCGGTGTTCTAATTCAAAGCGCTGTTCGAAACCCATTGGCTGATGCTTCTATCATCGGTGTAACCGCAGGCGCTGGATTTGGTGCAATGATCGTGCTTGTAGCCTTGCCCACTCTGACGATAGTTGCTCTTCCATTTGCAGCTATGGCGGGGGGAATCATCGCTGCCGCCTTTGTATTCTTTCTGGCCTGGCGTAAATCCTTAAATCCATCCGTGCTCATTTTGCTTGGAATTGCTGTATCGGCCATTGGCTCTGCGGGCATCCAGGTCATGATTATTAAAGCAAGTCTCTGGAATACAAGTGCCTATATTTGGTTGACAGGTTCGACCTATGGACGAAGCTGGCCTCAGTTTTACACCCTACTTATATTTTTGCTGATCCTTGTGCCGATAGCATATTATTTGGCACGGAAATTTGACTTACTGGCATTTGGCGATGAAAGTTCAATTGGGTTTGGTTTGCCGATTCGGGGAACCCGTCTGGCTGCAATGATTCTTGGCGTTTTACTTGCATCGGCAGCCGTTGCCAGCGTAGGGACGATTGGTTTTCTCGGTCTCATGGCACCACATGTTGTACGGATGATGATTGGGCATCATACGAGACGATCTATTATTCTATCTGGACTGCTTGGTGGTTTACTGCTAGTTCTAGCCGACACGATCGGAAGGACGATCATGGCTCCGAAAGAAATTCCGTCTGGTCTGATCATTATGCTGATTGGAGCACCTTATTTTTTGTTTTTGATGTATCGCTCGATGCAGAAGAAAGGGTAG
- a CDS encoding ABC transporter substrate-binding protein, whose product MHKRLLSVLMVIVVILVLAGCGTNQAENPSANSSPIGNTAGSNTNSESAGEPIILKDAKGELKLDKPAQRVVVLEWTYTEDIIALGMQPVGNADNENYKLYVTSEAPLDESVTDVGLRAEPNLETIAALQPDLIIGNTRSHEAIYEQLQGIAPTLIFDLYPQEGEGDQYMIMEDTFKTIAAAVGKTAEAEKVLADLDAHYAEAKEKLAAAGKDGFNYVLTQAYSYQNAATLRLFTNNSLAVQTLERIGMKNDWTPEKFEHFGFSSSTVEALPAVQDTNLIYIVQEDDDIFSNELKDNSVWNGLTFVKENRTFALDSTTWVFGGPISSKVLVDEVVSTLTK is encoded by the coding sequence ATGCACAAGAGGTTATTGAGCGTTCTGATGGTTATTGTTGTTATTCTGGTTCTGGCCGGTTGTGGGACCAACCAGGCTGAAAACCCTTCCGCGAATAGCAGCCCAATCGGCAATACTGCTGGCTCAAATACTAACAGCGAATCCGCTGGCGAGCCGATTATACTGAAAGACGCCAAAGGCGAGCTAAAACTGGATAAGCCAGCACAGAGGGTTGTCGTGTTGGAGTGGACATACACCGAAGATATTATTGCGCTTGGCATGCAGCCAGTGGGGAATGCCGATAACGAGAACTACAAGCTTTATGTGACTTCCGAAGCCCCGCTCGATGAGAGCGTAACGGATGTAGGTTTACGCGCTGAGCCAAATTTGGAGACAATCGCTGCGTTGCAACCGGATTTGATTATTGGAAATACAAGAAGTCACGAAGCGATTTATGAACAATTGCAAGGTATTGCCCCGACACTGATTTTCGACTTGTATCCGCAAGAAGGTGAAGGCGATCAGTACATGATCATGGAGGATACTTTTAAAACAATTGCCGCAGCCGTAGGAAAAACAGCCGAAGCTGAAAAGGTTCTTGCGGACCTGGATGCACATTACGCAGAGGCAAAAGAGAAGTTGGCCGCAGCAGGCAAAGATGGCTTCAATTACGTGTTGACACAAGCCTACAGCTACCAGAATGCGGCAACTTTGCGACTTTTTACGAATAACTCATTAGCTGTACAAACGCTGGAGCGGATTGGTATGAAAAATGACTGGACGCCTGAGAAATTCGAGCATTTTGGATTCAGCTCATCGACAGTTGAGGCGTTGCCGGCAGTTCAGGATACGAATCTGATTTACATCGTTCAGGAAGATGATGATATTTTCTCGAATGAGCTCAAAGATAATTCCGTATGGAATGGCCTAACCTTTGTCAAGGAGAATCGTACATTCGCATTGGACAGTACAACATGGGTGTTTGGCGGTCCGATCTCCTCCAAAGTGCTGGTGGATGAAGTTGTATCAACGCTAACGAAATGA
- a CDS encoding tyrosine-type recombinase/integrase, whose product MTTKYDIEEIYAEPLQAFKIWMKQSGYTEATRKEYMREVYDYLYSLDELPVQQAGKLNVVSFLVSKQDSAGDKTRNRTLSAIRSFYASLLDFDLATRNPALEVKKSKTEKNKIPVYLEEHELKKVLTYVEGRYRDRNLAIFLLMGYCGLRVGEVHRMNLSHFKRDKGTLEVLGKGRKWNEIPLPDLVVEYLGKVEEGRIQPYSAKEEAFFVSQKGRRLSIRQIQKIAANVFDAFKQDHPQLTDLKLSCHKLRHSFATMLLKNNVDIRVVKELLGHASIETTMIYTHINDEQKRSAMTTIVVPKI is encoded by the coding sequence TTGACTACTAAATATGACATCGAAGAAATCTATGCCGAACCTCTTCAGGCATTTAAAATCTGGATGAAGCAGTCGGGGTATACCGAAGCAACGAGAAAAGAGTATATGAGAGAAGTTTATGATTATTTATACTCTCTGGATGAACTGCCGGTTCAACAGGCGGGAAAATTGAACGTGGTCAGCTTTTTGGTATCCAAACAAGATTCGGCTGGCGACAAGACGAGGAATCGGACGCTATCCGCAATCCGTTCCTTTTACGCATCATTGCTTGACTTTGATTTAGCCACAAGAAACCCTGCGCTTGAGGTTAAGAAATCGAAGACGGAGAAAAATAAAATTCCGGTTTATTTGGAGGAGCATGAGCTTAAAAAGGTACTTACCTATGTAGAGGGACGATATCGCGATCGGAATCTGGCCATTTTTCTGTTAATGGGTTACTGCGGTTTACGGGTAGGTGAGGTTCACCGAATGAACCTGTCTCATTTCAAGAGAGATAAGGGTACGCTAGAAGTGCTAGGCAAGGGGCGGAAATGGAACGAGATTCCACTTCCTGATTTAGTCGTAGAATATCTCGGAAAAGTAGAAGAGGGGCGCATCCAGCCCTACAGCGCAAAAGAGGAAGCCTTCTTTGTATCCCAGAAAGGAAGAAGACTCTCGATCCGTCAGATTCAGAAGATTGCTGCGAACGTCTTTGATGCGTTCAAGCAGGATCATCCGCAATTGACTGATTTGAAATTATCCTGCCATAAGCTGCGGCATTCCTTTGCTACGATGCTGTTGAAGAACAACGTCGATATTCGCGTGGTGAAGGAGCTGCTAGGTCATGCCTCCATTGAAACGACGATGATCTACACGCATATTAATGACGAACAGAAGCGCAGCGCCATGACGACGATTGTGGTGCCGAAGATTTGA